CGCGACGATGGAATATGTGGAGCATACGGCAGACAAGGCTTTTGCAGCCGAGATGTGGCCTGAGGTCCGCTTTACGCTTGAGCACTATTTGACTCACATCAATGCGCAAGGGCTGCTCGAAATGCGGGGCTGGAACCTGCTCGACTGGGCGCCGATTGACCAGCCGAACGAAGGAGTCGTTACCCATCAGAATCTGTTTCTGACGAAGACTCTCCGGCAGGCGGTACAAATGTCCGCCGAAGCAGGCAAAGCGGATGAAGGAGCATCTTTTGCTGAAGCGGCTGTATCATTGGAGCAAGCCATAAACGATCACTTATGGGATGAGGAGCGGGGAGCTTACCTCGATTGCATTCATGCTGACGGACGGCGCTCGGAAATCTATAGCATGCAGACGCAAGTCGTTGCATTATTGTGCGACATCGCTCAAGAGGAGCGCAGAGCAAAGCTGGAATCCTATCTTCTTCAACCGCCGGCTTCTTTTGTACAGATCGGCAGTCCCTTTATGTCATTCTTCTACTATGAAGCGCTGGAATCGATGCGGCATATCCCCGCCATGCTTGACGATATTCGCCGCAATTACGGCTTGATGATCGCAAACGATGCAACGACATGCTGGGAGATGTACCCAAACTTTACGGAAAACCGCGCCAATGCCGATCTGCTTACCCGCAGTCATTGTCATGCCTGGTCGGCGGGCCCGGCTTATTTCCTCGGCCGAAACGTGCTTGGCATCAAACGATTAGACAGCGGCTGGAGCAAAGTGAGAATCGAGCCTTCTCCATGCGACTTGAAATGGGCAAGAGGTGCCGTTCCGCTTCCAAACGGAGGAACCATCGAGGTTGACTGGAGCATCGCGGATGAGGTGATGTCCCTTCGAATCTTGGCTCCGGAGGATGTTGAGCTTGATGTTCGGCTGCCTGAAGCCCTAACCGGGAATGTATCCATTGTCAGAACGAAAAAGCTGCCCTTATAATAGTGAAAGCCGGGTCCTTGTTGACCCGGCTTTTCTTTGTCTTCAGTTAGATTCGAATATGTCAATTTTGACAAGGACAGGCTGGGCGCCTAATCCCGCTGCGAAAACAACATATTGTCCGATTGTCTGTAGAGATTGTCATCATCGCTCCGGCCTTGTCGGGTAGTGCTTTTCATGTTCACGAAAACGACATATTTACGTTGGCCGCTTCCATGCTCTATCCTCGGAAGTAAGCGCTGACAAGGACAAGCAAACGTTCCTTCGTGGCGAGAGCACTTTAACCCATTTGGAAGAGGTGATCCGATGCAAGATTCAAAGGCTGCCGCAACGGGCAGCATGGCGCTACGATCCGGGACATCGACCAAGCGGCTCGGAAAAAGGATCGTGCAAAACTGGGAATTGTACATTTTTGTTGCACCGGCGTTTTTCTACTTTCTAATCTTTTGTTACCTGCCGATGTACGGTGTCCAGATCGCGTTCAAATCGTTTATCCCGACTAAAGGAATAGTAGGAAGCCCTTGGGTTGGATTGGACCATTTTGACCGATTCTTCCATTCCTATTACTTCTGGGATTTGATCTGGAATACGCTGAGCGTTAGTCTCTATGATCTAGCGATTGGCTTTCCGATTCCGATCATACTGGCGCTGGCCTTTAATGAAGTACGCAACGGCTTTTTCAAAAAGATGGCCCAAACGGTCACCTATGCACCTCACTTCATATCGGTTGTCGTCATGGCCGGGATGATCATTTCTTTCCTGTCGCCGTCTACCGGAATTCTGGTTCATGTCATTCAATGGCTTGGGTTTGGCACACCGGAGTTTCTTACCGATCCCAAGTGGTTCAAGACGATGTACGTATTCTCGAATGTGTGGCAGAGCGCGGGCTGGGGGACGATCATTTATTTGGCCGCTTTATCCGGGGTGGATCCCGGACTTCATGAAGCAGCCATAATCGACGGGGCTTCGAGATTCCAGCGCATTCGCCACATTAATATACCCGTCTTGATTCCGACGATGACCATTCTTTTAATTTTGAACATGGGAAGCTTGTTTGGGGTCGGGTTCGAAAAGATCCTGTTGCTCCAAAATCCGCTTAATATGGAGTCTTCCGACGTCATCGCTACCTTCGTCTACCGTTCCGGTCTGGAAAATGCCCAATACAGCTTCTCGGCGGCGGTTGGCCTGTTTAATTCCGTCATAAACGCCATTCTGCTGATAGCCGTAAATCAGATCGTTCGCCGGACGAGCGAGAACAGCTTGTGGTAAAGTGAATGCTTACGAAGAAGAAGGAAGAAGGAGGCTGGAGACGAATGTTCCATGGCATCAAAGAGAGCAGGGGCGATAAAATTTTTCTCGCTTGCAATTACTTGTACGTTTTTCTCGCCTTTCTGATCGTCTTCTATCCGCTGGTGTATATGATCAGCGCATCCATCAGCGATCCGAAGGCCGTGGCTTCTGGAGAGATGTGGCTGTGGCCGAAAGGAATTACGTTAGAAGGCTACAAGATGGTGTTCAAGAACACCAATATCTGGATCGGTTACGAAAATACCATCATCTATACGGTGGTTGGGACGGCGATCAACTTGTTCGTGACGCTGCCGGCAGCTTACGCGCTAAGCCGCAGAGATTTCGTCGGTAGAAACTTTTTCATGGGCATGTTTATGGTCACCATGTTCTTCAGCGGTGGTCTGATCCCGACTTATCTCCTCGTGAAGGAACTAGGCATGATGAATTCGATGTGGGCGATTGTTCTTCCGTCCGCCGCATCCATCTGGAATATAATCGTGTCCCGCACCTTTTTTCAAAGCTCCATTCCGAAGGAGCTGCAGGAAGCCGCGCAGATTGACGGCTGCTCGAATATGCGGCTGTTTTTCAGAATCATTCTGCCGCTTTCGCTGCCGATCATCGCCGTAATGGCGTTGTTTTACGGGGTAGGCAATTGGAACAGTTATTTCTCGGCGCTGATTTATCTGAACGAGGCCGGGAAGTATCCGCTGCAGCTTGTTTTGCGTCAAATCCTGGTTCTTCAGGAGATGGGGGCGCAAGGAGGCGGAGCGATCGACATCTCTTCGGCAACGGCCATGAACAGCAAGGCGGAGATTGCGGCGCTCGTCAAATATGCCGTCATTATCGTCGCTACGATTCCGGTTATCGTTATTTATCCTTTCTTGCAGCGTTATTTCGTTCAGGGTGTAATGATCGGTTCCGTTAAGGGCTGATCTTCCCATATCATTCATTTTAAAAAAGGGAGTGTGTATTGCATGAACAGGATTTCCAGGGCATCATCCGTTATTCTCAGCGTTACCATGACAGCCAGCATACTGGCTGCATGCAGCTCTTCCAACGAGAACAACAATTCCGCTTCGCCATCCTCTTCTGCAAATTCTTCTTCACCTGAGGCTTCTACCGATAGCGGCGTAAAAAAAGACGGCTTTCCTATCGTTGACAAGCCGATCACTCTTAAGATGATGTCGCAGGACGTGGGCAAAGCAGACTGGAACACCATGCCGGCGTTAAAAGAAATGGAAAAGCTGACGAATATCAAGTTCACCTATCAATTGACGCCGCTGGACAGCTTCTCCACCAAGAAGAACCTCGTGTTCGCGAGCGGTGACCTGCCGGATGTCCTCTACGCTCCGGATTTGACGCCGGCTGAACAGGTGACGTACGGAACCCAAGGCGTGCTTATTCCGCTCGAGAAGTATATTGACGAAGGATACGCGCCAAATCTCAAGAAGATTTTCGACGAGCATCCGGACATCCGCAAATCGTTTACGACGCCTGACGGACATATGTATGCTCTCCCGTACATCGATCTATCGGCTATCTGGTATCGCAGTCCAATGTGGTACAACGGCAAATTCCTTAAGGCGTTAAACGTGACGGAGCTGCCGAAGACGACGGAGGAGCTATACAACTTCCTGAAGCGAGTGAGGGACGAGGATCCGAACGGGAACGGGAAGAAGGACGAAATTCCGCTCACTTCCGTGAAGCTTGACGATCTGCGCATGTTCTTCTTTGGATTCTGGGGTATGTATGACGAGAAGGTTTATGCCGACAAGGATGGCAAGGTTCACTACTCGCCGCAAGAGGAAGGCTACAAGGGTTACCTGACGTTCCTGAACCGCTTGTGGAATGAGAACCTGCTGGATCACGAGACCTTCTCTCAGACCTCCGACCAGAAAAAAGCGAAAGGCCAGAATAACCAGATCGCGGTGTTTAACGACTATTTCCCTTACTTTACCCTTGGCGGCGAGCCTAGCGGGGATAATCCGCTCATGACGCCGGTCAGCAGCGAAATCGCGGGATCGCCGGTCTATGGCATGCATCCGGGCATCTCCGCCAACGGAACGTTTGCCATCACAAGCAAGGACCCGAATCCGGAGGCTACCATGCGCTGGGTTGACTATCAATACAGCTACGAAGGCGCAACGCTTATGAACCAAGGACCTGAAGGCATGCTCTGGAAGTACAAGAATAAGGACACTCACGAGAAGGAATGGGTAGAGCTTCCGAACGGCCAGGAACGCGAAGATTTCAGAGGTACGCTTACTCCAAACTTTGGCATCTTGACTCCGGGCATCAAAATAAACGAATTAACGAATGGTCTTACAACCGAGTTTGATAATTGGATTCAAAAGGAAAGCGAAGAAAAGCTGAAGCCGATCGGCAAGGCTCCGTTCCCTAACGTTTATCTGACTAATGACGAGCAAAGCGAAATCACGTCCTTGCTGTCCGACCTCGACACTTACGTTCAGCAGATGGAAGCGAAGTTCGTGACGGGACAAGAGCCGATGTCGGGTTGGGACAAGTATTTGGCACAGGTCAAAAAGATGGGCGGAGACCGCATAACGGAAGTGTATCAAGGTGCGTACGACCGCTGGAAGTCGGGCAAGTAACAGGCAATAAGCCAACGACCTCGGTCGTTGGCGGTTGGTCCTATTGGACATAAGCGAACATTTTGCGGTATTGCCCCGGCGTGTAGCCGGTCTCCTTCTTGAATTTGCGGATGAAGTTAGGCGCGTCCAAGTAGCCGACCCGGATAATGATGTCTTTGAGCGAATCGTCCGTCGTCTTCAGCTGGTGCATCACTTCTTCCAGCCGTTTCTGCCAGATGTATTGGATAAAGTTCACGCCCATCTTCTCCTTGAAGGAGCGGCTGACGTGGGACGGAGACAGGCTGAATTCGGAAGCGACGGTCTCGAGACTGAGGGCATTGTCCGCAAAATGTTCTTCGATGTAAGCAATCATCCGGTCCGTTAGCGATTGTTCTTCCTTCTGGCTCTCTTGCTCTACCTGCTCGCATAGCCGGGAAGCCAAATGAAGGAGATTGCGTTCCAGCTCGTCAAGCGATTGGCCCGAGATCATCTGCGGCGCAATTTCTTGAATCAGCCGCTGGTTCTCGAGTTCAGACGCGGTCTTCAGAATGGTATTCAGTAGATCGATGCCGATGCAGCGGATGAGCAGCGTGGACAGTTCGGACTGCCGCAAGCTCAGGATGGCCGACTGGATCATTTGCGAAGCTACTTCAAAGCTGCCTTGCTTTAAGCTCTGGGAGAGCTTTAACAATGTGTTATTCGGTATCCAGAAAGTTTGATCCGTCGCAACCGATTGTTTCTCGAAATAATTCACCGATCCGGCGTTGGATGACACTCTCAGGTCGTAGGCCGAGCAGGCTTCGATATAGCTTTGATTCAGTTGATCCGGACCGGAATAACTCGTTCCGACTCCAATGACCGGCTGAATCTGGCAAGATTCCAGCAAATGGCTGCGCAAGGCTTCTACGATAAGCTGCTTGTGTTCGAATTCGTCCGCGGCTTCATCCGGGTCGAAGCTGACCAGGACGCCGATTTGGCCTAATTGGGAAAGCTCAACGCCGTACCCGCGGCTGTTCAGATTCGGTAATTCGATATGCGTTAACAGCTCCAGTATCTCCTGATGCTCCAGCACGCCGTTTTTCTCGTTGCTGATCCAGCCGATCACCATAACGAAGTGAAGGGAGCGGTCGAACCTTAGATCCAGTACCTCTCTTAGCTCCGGCGTCAGAATCCGGGAGCTGCCGAATCGGAGCAGCGTGGAGAGCAAATGATGGCGGGCGAACGGCTCTTGCAGATCGACTCTGGCACTGTATTCCAGCAGCGTTGTCCGAATCCGGTCCAATTCGTTGCGGGACTCGCCGGGCCGGCCCAGAGGCTTGCAGCTCTTGGATGCAGCGAATTCAACCAGCGTCGAAATCGGCTGGTATTGCATTCGGGCCAAGAGCAGCGCGATTGCCGCGCCGGCGGCCACAACAAAGATAAGCAGCATAATGATGAAGCTCCGCACATGAAGGACGCTGCTGAAGAACTGCTCGCTTGGCATGATGGTCACGTAGGTCCAGCCGTTGACCGGCGATTGAACGGAGACGATCGAATGCTCCTTGCCGTTCAGGACATGCTTCTGAATGCCCGGGGCCAAATGTCCGAACAAGGAACGCGTGTCCGTATCCGATAACGTCTCGCCTTGGAGATTGTCAACCAGAATTTGACCTTGATTATCGAGAATATAGGACTGGCCTTGATAGTTACCTAGTATGGAATCGATGAGGCTCGTCAGCTCGGATTTCTGAATCAAATACATAACCGTTCCGTAAGGATTCGGATTATTGGGTTTGATCGGAATCAGATAGGCGAGCATCGATTGTTTTCGGCCGGAAGAGTTGCTTGCGATATCGGCAGGCCGCATTGTCGGGAACTTGACGTCGTTCAAATCCTGGTATACCGCGTTTTTATCCCAATTCTGGAACAGAAGATTGCTCGTGAATACGTCGAAGTGGTTCATCCCTTCACTGGAATAGATGCGGTCGTCCTTGTGGAAATACAAGTACAGCTCCCCAATAATCGAGCTTGTCGCTTTGTATTGATCCAGCGCTTCAATAGCTTCTCCGCTATGAATCGGATCGTGCACGAGATAAGAGGCAAGTCTGTGGTCGTACGAGATGCGGACCGCAATCTCGCTAAGTTCCTTCATTCGACCGTCGATGATCGTTTCGGCTTGCGTCAATTGGTCGAGATGGGAGCGTTCGATTTCGGAACGAAGGCGGTGCGAAGCGTTTTCATAAATAAAGATCGAAGTAAAAATCAAAGGAATCAACAAGATGAATAAGTAGGACCAAGTGTATTTCAGAAAAAGCTTGGACTTGAAATAGTTCCGGTTCAAATGGTACGCCCCCTGACAACGGTTATCTATCTCTTTTACAAATCTTAAATATCTGAAAATTAAATCTATTATACACCGTTCATCGGTTTGAAAGAATGGTTTTTTAGGAGGAAATAGGATGAGTGAGAAGGAACAGGCAATTGCCGTAGAAGAAGAAGCGGTCGAACAAGGGGTACATAACTACAGCAGCGAGGAGAGCTGGGTTAAGCCTGAGGATCCTCTGCTGCTCGAACGGCTCGAGTGGTTCAAGGATCAGAAGCTTGGCTTAATGATGCACTGGGGGCCTTATTCCCAGCTGGGCCTGGTTGAATCATGGGCCTTGAGCGACGAGGATGGGGATTGGTCCCGCGAAGGCATCGACTGGGATATCGATGGGGAAGAGCTGAAGCGGCAATATTTTGCCTTGAACAAGACGTTTAATCCGCTTCGTTTCCAGCCTGAGCTGTGGGCCGAGCTTGCGGCGGAGAACGGCTTCAAATATTTGAACTTCACCACCAAGCATCATGACGGGTTCTGCATGTGGGATACGCGCACGACCGATTATCGCATTACGGGACAAGAATGTCCGTTCCATACGCATAAGCACGCGGATATCGTGAAGCACCTGTTCAACTCGTTCCGGGACAAGGGGCTCGGCATCTCCGCCTACTTCTCCAAAGCGGATTGGCATTCTCCCTATTATTGGACACCGGGAATACGGCCGGATACGAAGACGTCCAGAGGACCGAGCTATGATCCTACGGAATACCCGTGGCTATGGGAGAAATTCGTTCAATTTACGCATGAGCAGATCATGGAGCTGATGACGAATTACGGCCGGATCGACGTGCTGTGGCTGGACGCCGGCTGGGTGAACGATTACCGCAAGCAAAATATCCGGCTGGGAGAAGCGGTGGAGAAGGCGCGCGAAATCCAGCCTTGGCTCCTCTCGGCGGACCGGACTGTGGGAGGACCATACGAGAACCTGATCACGCCGGAGCAGACGCTGCCGGAACGCGCGCTGCATGTGCCGTGGGAAAGCTGCATTACGATGGGCACGTCGTTTTCTTTCCGTTACGAGGACCGTTATAGATCCGTGCGTCAGCTCATCCAGCTGCTCATCGAGATTGTGGCAAAAGGCGGCAACCTGGCGCTTAACATCGGCCCTCAGCCGGATGGCAGATTGCCCGAGACGGCGATCGCCCGCATGAAAGGTATGGGGAAATGGCTGAACGTATACGGTGAAGCGATCTACGGTACTCGAGTCTGCGAGCCGTATTCGGAGGGCAATACATGCTTTACGCAGAAAAACGGCGTCGTTTATGCGTTTTACCTGTATAAGGACGCAAGCGAGCCGGTTCCGGAGGAGATTCATCTTCCTTGGAGCGGAGAAGCCGGAAGAATCGATCTGGTCGGCGGTGAGGAGCGGCTTGACTATCGCCGTACCGAGAACGGGATTGCCGTTCGTCTGCCGGATTCGGAGCGCTCCGCTATGGAAGCGCCAATCGCGCATGTTTTTCGGATTCATGCGTAACTATCGCTTGAAAGGAAGGGCTCGGGATGCAGAGATGGTTCGAAGACGCCAAGCTGGGCATATTCATTCACTACGGAATCTATGCGGTTGACGGCGTGGCGGAATCATGGTCCTTTTACAACGGGAACATGACCTATGAGCAATACATGAAGCAGCTTGGCGGGTTTACGGCTTCAAGCTTCGACGCGGAAGGGTGGGCCGATCTGATCGAGAAGTCGGGAGCGAAGTATGCCGTTCTGACGACTAAGCATCACGACGGTGTGGCATTGTGGGACACGCGGCTTAGCGACCTGAATGTCGTGAAGAAGACGCCGGCAGGCAGGGATTTGGTCAAGCCGTTCGCGGACGCGATTGCGAAGCGGGATATTCGGCTTGGTCTGTACTACTCGCTGATCGATTGGTCGCATCCGGATTATCCAAGCGTCTATCAAGGCGGCAGGATTCCCGAGGACCTAAGCCAAGTCAACCGGTTTTCCAGTCCGGCGGACGGTGCCCAGGACGAGGACAGATGGCAGCGGTTCCTGCGGTTCAACGACGGCCAGCTTCGGGAGCTGCTTACGAATTACGGCCGGGTAGATCTGCTCTGGTTCGACGGGGATTGGGAGCGAAGCGCCGATCAATGGAATTTGCCGGCGTTCAGGCAGTACCTGAGGTCGCTTAATCCGGATGTAATCGTCAACTCGCGGCTGCAGGGACATGGCGATTACAAAACGCCGGAGCAAGGACTCCCCATTACGAGACCGGAAGGGCCTTGGGAATTCTGCACGACTATTAACGGCTCGTGGGGCTACGTGCCGACGGACAACCGTTATAAATCGCTGGGAATGATCATCCGGATGTTCTGCGACTGTATTTCCATGGGCGGGAACATGCTGCTGGACATCGGGCCGCGGGAGGACGGAACGATCGATAAACGTCAGGAAGATATTTTGCTTGGCCTCGGCGAATGGATCCGTCAGCATGCGGAGGCTGTTTACGGAACGAGGGAAGGCATCATGACGCGTTATTATTCGGGAGGAAGCACGTTGACCCCCGATAAGAAGACACTCTACCTGTTCGTCTATGACGATCCGAAGGAGCATATATGCCTGAAGGGGCTATGCAATCCGATTAAGCGGATTACCGTGCTGCATTCAGGCAAAGAGCTGGCGTTCGAGATTCATGGAGGCGTTCCTTGGTTCGATATTCCCGGGACGACCTGGGTTGGGCTGACGGCGGAAGACACGCATGAGCACGTAACGGTGCTGAAGCTGGAATTTGGCGACGAAGTGAATTTTTACGGAGGCGCGGGAGCCGTGGTAACTCATAACTAGCGAGAAGAAAGCGATCGGGGGACAGGATATGATCCTTAGCGGAGTGCCGGAGCCGGTAATCGATTACGGGCCAAGGCATTATATTTGCCGGCGTGCCAAAGGGCCGCTCGCGCTTGACGGATGCTTGAACAAGCCGTTCTGGAAAGCGGCGGACTGGACCGAAGATTTTACGGATATCGAAGGGGATGTTCGCCCAAAGCCGGCGAAGCGGACCCGCGTCAAAATGCTGTGGGATGACGAATATTTGTATGTCGGGGCGGAGCTGCTCGAGGATCAGATCTGGGCAACGCTCACCGAGCGGGATTCGGTTATTTTTTACGACAACGATTTTGAAATCTTTATCGACCCGGACGGGGACACGCATGGTTATTACGAGATCGAGATCAATGCGCTGAATACGGTATGGGATCTGCTTCTCGTCAAGCCGTATCGCGACGGCGGACCGCCGGTAAACGGCTGGGATATTTCGGGGCTGCGGAGTGCCGTTTACATTGAAGGAGAGCTGAATAATCCCGCGGCGGATAACCGTATGTGGAGCGTGGAAATCGCTATCCCTTGGGCCAGCTTGCGGGAGTGCGCGGCGGAGAGCAGGCCGCCGTTGACCGGGGAGTTCTGGCGCATCAACTTCTCCAGAGTGGAATGGCAAGCGGAGCATGTAGAAGGCGGCTATCGCAAGGTCATTAATCCGAAGATTGGCAAGCCCTATCCGGAGGACAACTGGGTGTGGTCGCCGATGGGCATTGTGAACATGCATTACCCGGAGTTGTGGGGCTATGTGGTGTTTTCCGGCGATGACGGTCCGCATTCTTTTGCTATACCGGCGGACGAGCGCATCAAGTGGGAGCTTAGGAAGCTGTATTACCGCCAGCGCAACCATTACGCGGCTGAAGGCGGGTATGAAGCGGATGCGAAGCGATTGATGGAAGGCGATGAGTGGTTCGTCGAAGCAACAGTCGAGACGACGCGAAGCCTGTTTCAGATCTCGGCCTTGTCGGAGGATGGAATGTCAATGTGGTGCATTCGCGAGGACGGAAAGCTGTGGAAGGAGAGAGTGGGACCATGACGAATTGGACTTCGCCGTTTTCGCTGAGCCCGGCGGAGCGGGATTTGATCGAGAGCAAATTCCTTAGAAAACGCCAGCTGGCGCAGGCCAGAGAACACGAGCTGTTCGATGTGTTCCGGGAGGAACTGACGGAGGAAGAGAGCTGGGCGCTCAAATATTTGTTTGCCTATATGCCGGTGAACGATCTCGCCGATTATGACGGCGTCTTGTTCTTGAACCATGTGCGGAGGACGCTGGAGATCCGCCGGCTTGTCCCTTGGGGCGACCGGGTGCCCGACTCCCTGTTCTTGCATTATGTCCTCCCCTACCGGGTCAATACGGAAAATATCGAGGATCACCGCGGCGTTTTGTTCAATGAGCTGGCCTATCGCACAAAGTCGCTGACGATGGAAGAGGCTATTCTGGAGACGAATTATTGGTGTCACGAGAAGGCTGCCTATATCGGCAGCGATTTGAGAACGATGTCGCCGCTTACGATGATCAAGAGCGCAAGGGGCCGCTGCGGCGAGG
This region of Paenibacillus sp. JDR-2 genomic DNA includes:
- a CDS encoding carbohydrate-binding family 9-like protein — translated: MILSGVPEPVIDYGPRHYICRRAKGPLALDGCLNKPFWKAADWTEDFTDIEGDVRPKPAKRTRVKMLWDDEYLYVGAELLEDQIWATLTERDSVIFYDNDFEIFIDPDGDTHGYYEIEINALNTVWDLLLVKPYRDGGPPVNGWDISGLRSAVYIEGELNNPAADNRMWSVEIAIPWASLRECAAESRPPLTGEFWRINFSRVEWQAEHVEGGYRKVINPKIGKPYPEDNWVWSPMGIVNMHYPELWGYVVFSGDDGPHSFAIPADERIKWELRKLYYRQRNHYAAEGGYEADAKRLMEGDEWFVEATVETTRSLFQISALSEDGMSMWCIREDGKLWKERVGP
- a CDS encoding extracellular solute-binding protein gives rise to the protein MNRISRASSVILSVTMTASILAACSSSNENNNSASPSSSANSSSPEASTDSGVKKDGFPIVDKPITLKMMSQDVGKADWNTMPALKEMEKLTNIKFTYQLTPLDSFSTKKNLVFASGDLPDVLYAPDLTPAEQVTYGTQGVLIPLEKYIDEGYAPNLKKIFDEHPDIRKSFTTPDGHMYALPYIDLSAIWYRSPMWYNGKFLKALNVTELPKTTEELYNFLKRVRDEDPNGNGKKDEIPLTSVKLDDLRMFFFGFWGMYDEKVYADKDGKVHYSPQEEGYKGYLTFLNRLWNENLLDHETFSQTSDQKKAKGQNNQIAVFNDYFPYFTLGGEPSGDNPLMTPVSSEIAGSPVYGMHPGISANGTFAITSKDPNPEATMRWVDYQYSYEGATLMNQGPEGMLWKYKNKDTHEKEWVELPNGQEREDFRGTLTPNFGILTPGIKINELTNGLTTEFDNWIQKESEEKLKPIGKAPFPNVYLTNDEQSEITSLLSDLDTYVQQMEAKFVTGQEPMSGWDKYLAQVKKMGGDRITEVYQGAYDRWKSGK
- a CDS encoding carbohydrate ABC transporter permease — encoded protein: MFHGIKESRGDKIFLACNYLYVFLAFLIVFYPLVYMISASISDPKAVASGEMWLWPKGITLEGYKMVFKNTNIWIGYENTIIYTVVGTAINLFVTLPAAYALSRRDFVGRNFFMGMFMVTMFFSGGLIPTYLLVKELGMMNSMWAIVLPSAASIWNIIVSRTFFQSSIPKELQEAAQIDGCSNMRLFFRIILPLSLPIIAVMALFYGVGNWNSYFSALIYLNEAGKYPLQLVLRQILVLQEMGAQGGGAIDISSATAMNSKAEIAALVKYAVIIVATIPVIVIYPFLQRYFVQGVMIGSVKG
- a CDS encoding alpha-L-fucosidase, with translation MSEKEQAIAVEEEAVEQGVHNYSSEESWVKPEDPLLLERLEWFKDQKLGLMMHWGPYSQLGLVESWALSDEDGDWSREGIDWDIDGEELKRQYFALNKTFNPLRFQPELWAELAAENGFKYLNFTTKHHDGFCMWDTRTTDYRITGQECPFHTHKHADIVKHLFNSFRDKGLGISAYFSKADWHSPYYWTPGIRPDTKTSRGPSYDPTEYPWLWEKFVQFTHEQIMELMTNYGRIDVLWLDAGWVNDYRKQNIRLGEAVEKAREIQPWLLSADRTVGGPYENLITPEQTLPERALHVPWESCITMGTSFSFRYEDRYRSVRQLIQLLIEIVAKGGNLALNIGPQPDGRLPETAIARMKGMGKWLNVYGEAIYGTRVCEPYSEGNTCFTQKNGVVYAFYLYKDASEPVPEEIHLPWSGEAGRIDLVGGEERLDYRRTENGIAVRLPDSERSAMEAPIAHVFRIHA
- a CDS encoding alpha-L-fucosidase translates to MQRWFEDAKLGIFIHYGIYAVDGVAESWSFYNGNMTYEQYMKQLGGFTASSFDAEGWADLIEKSGAKYAVLTTKHHDGVALWDTRLSDLNVVKKTPAGRDLVKPFADAIAKRDIRLGLYYSLIDWSHPDYPSVYQGGRIPEDLSQVNRFSSPADGAQDEDRWQRFLRFNDGQLRELLTNYGRVDLLWFDGDWERSADQWNLPAFRQYLRSLNPDVIVNSRLQGHGDYKTPEQGLPITRPEGPWEFCTTINGSWGYVPTDNRYKSLGMIIRMFCDCISMGGNMLLDIGPREDGTIDKRQEDILLGLGEWIRQHAEAVYGTREGIMTRYYSGGSTLTPDKKTLYLFVYDDPKEHICLKGLCNPIKRITVLHSGKELAFEIHGGVPWFDIPGTTWVGLTAEDTHEHVTVLKLEFGDEVNFYGGAGAVVTHN
- a CDS encoding helix-turn-helix domain-containing protein; protein product: MNRNYFKSKLFLKYTWSYLFILLIPLIFTSIFIYENASHRLRSEIERSHLDQLTQAETIIDGRMKELSEIAVRISYDHRLASYLVHDPIHSGEAIEALDQYKATSSIIGELYLYFHKDDRIYSSEGMNHFDVFTSNLLFQNWDKNAVYQDLNDVKFPTMRPADIASNSSGRKQSMLAYLIPIKPNNPNPYGTVMYLIQKSELTSLIDSILGNYQGQSYILDNQGQILVDNLQGETLSDTDTRSLFGHLAPGIQKHVLNGKEHSIVSVQSPVNGWTYVTIMPSEQFFSSVLHVRSFIIMLLIFVVAAGAAIALLLARMQYQPISTLVEFAASKSCKPLGRPGESRNELDRIRTTLLEYSARVDLQEPFARHHLLSTLLRFGSSRILTPELREVLDLRFDRSLHFVMVIGWISNEKNGVLEHQEILELLTHIELPNLNSRGYGVELSQLGQIGVLVSFDPDEAADEFEHKQLIVEALRSHLLESCQIQPVIGVGTSYSGPDQLNQSYIEACSAYDLRVSSNAGSVNYFEKQSVATDQTFWIPNNTLLKLSQSLKQGSFEVASQMIQSAILSLRQSELSTLLIRCIGIDLLNTILKTASELENQRLIQEIAPQMISGQSLDELERNLLHLASRLCEQVEQESQKEEQSLTDRMIAYIEEHFADNALSLETVASEFSLSPSHVSRSFKEKMGVNFIQYIWQKRLEEVMHQLKTTDDSLKDIIIRVGYLDAPNFIRKFKKETGYTPGQYRKMFAYVQ
- a CDS encoding ABC transporter permease, whose translation is MALRSGTSTKRLGKRIVQNWELYIFVAPAFFYFLIFCYLPMYGVQIAFKSFIPTKGIVGSPWVGLDHFDRFFHSYYFWDLIWNTLSVSLYDLAIGFPIPIILALAFNEVRNGFFKKMAQTVTYAPHFISVVVMAGMIISFLSPSTGILVHVIQWLGFGTPEFLTDPKWFKTMYVFSNVWQSAGWGTIIYLAALSGVDPGLHEAAIIDGASRFQRIRHINIPVLIPTMTILLILNMGSLFGVGFEKILLLQNPLNMESSDVIATFVYRSGLENAQYSFSAAVGLFNSVINAILLIAVNQIVRRTSENSLW